A single genomic interval of Rhododendron vialii isolate Sample 1 chromosome 3a, ASM3025357v1 harbors:
- the LOC131319538 gene encoding autophagy-related protein 3-like → MALSQKLHEAFKGAVERITSPWTVSAFKEKGVLSVTEFILVGNNLVSKCSTWSWESGEPSKIKSYLPSGKQFLITRNGK, encoded by the exons ATGGCTCTGTCTCAGAAGCTTCACGAAGCGTTCAAAGGGGCGGTGGAGAGGATCACGAGCCCTTGGACTGTCTCTGCATTCAAGGAGAAAGGCGTCCTCAGCGTCACCGAATTCATACTCGTTGGCAATAATCTCGTCTCCAAGTGCTCTACCTGGTCCTG GGAATCTGGCGAGCCAAGCAAGATAAAGTCATATTTACCCTCTGGAAAACAATTTTTGATCACCAGAAATGGTAAATGA
- the LOC131319536 gene encoding PLAT domain-containing protein 3-like — translation MLSSGGFFAVITIAIFLSAAAAEDSSNECVYTFYVQTGSGIKSGTDSAISVVLSDSQGRSVWVPNLRSWGLMGHSHDYFERGNLDIFTGLGPCVGAPLCRLNLTSDGSGAHHGWYCDFVEVTSTGPHKDCSQSIFYVDQWLATDAPPFELTAVIDGCDERLDGPAKAGAFVVGSKPVGSASE, via the exons atgttgagtAGTGGAGGGTTCTTCGCAGTGATCACGATCGCCATCTTCCTCtctgccgccgccgccgaaGACTCTTCC AATGAGTGTGTCTACACATTCTACGTCCAAACCGGGTCGGGCATAAAATCCGGAACAGACTCCGCCATCAGCGTCGTCCTCAGCGATTCCCAAGGCCGGTCAGTGTGGGTCCCCAATCTCCGGTCGTGGGGCCTGATGGGCCACAGCCACGACTACTTCGAGCGCGGCAACCTGGACATATTCACCGGGCTCGGCCCGTGCGTCGGCGCGCCGCTGTGCCGCCTCAACCTCACCTCCGACGGGTCGGGGGCCCACCACGGCTGGTACTGCGATTTCGTCGAGGTCACTTCCACCGGGCCGCACAAGGACTGCAGCCAGAGCATCTTCTACGTCGATCAGTGGCTGGCCACCGATGCGCCGCCGTTTGAATTGACGGCGGTGATTGATGGGTGTGATGAGAGACTGGATGGGCCAGCGAAAGCTGGGGCTTTTGTTGTGGGCAGCAAGCCCGTTGGATCTGCTTCGGAATAG
- the LOC131319488 gene encoding uncharacterized protein LOC131319488 isoform X4, with protein sequence MGACNSFGVNNEVGGPVIYIINIISWKTRLKSPSCHCGKCDPIFSLGLGFESCSPLVFPCFFPSSSIFIFFLQKLSADLFLSFFDSLCPIFTMNSMDPDQLPPPNPRKVRFAPKARPRRTPKPAADPKTEIVDEDTGDDEEAVLSLRRLVKDRLGKRGPKVEKKPSVQVAFAHGSSSATIRSYGVPREGNSSKINGLGSRDSAVDDEQILFSLPSTGEPYGTSGISENALVATSRKIEKDYREPWDYHHSDYPITLPLRRPYSGDPGLITKQFETLAAYLLECECNMSFLMKQNSGMLRIIWSMMKIL encoded by the exons ATGGGAGCATGTAACAGTTTTGGGGTGAATAATGAGGTGGGAGGGCCAGTAATTTATattataaatattatttcttggaAAACTAGGTTAAAAAGTCCGTCGTGCCACTGTGGTAAGTGCGACCCAATTTTCTCTCTAGGTCTAGGGTTCGAATCCTGCTCTCCCCTTGTTTTTCCGTGTTTTTTCCCGTCGTCTTcgatcttcatcttcttcctccagAAACTTTCTGCAGATCTTTTCCTCAGTTTCTTTGATTCTCTTTGCCCGATTTTCACGATGAACTCCATGGATCCAGATCAGCTTCCCCCTCCTAATCCCAGAAAG GTTAGGTTTGCACCGAAAGCCCGTCCTCGCAGGACACCGAAGCCTGCAGCGGATCCCAAAAC TGAAATAGTGGATGAAGATACCGGTGATGACGAAGAAGCAGTCCTCTCTCTCCGCCGCTTGGTCAAA GACCGTCTGGGGAAACGAGGACCTAAAGTTGAAAAGAAGC CTTCTGTGCAAGTTGCATTTGCTCATGGCTCTTCATCAGCTACCATAAGGTCGTATGGCGTACCTAGGGAAGGAAATAGTAGTAAAATCAACGGTTTGGGTTCAAGAGATTCCGCTGTTGATGACGAGCAAATCCTCTTTTCTTTACCTTCAACTGGTGAACCATATGGAACAAGTGGTATTTCTGAAAATGCTTTGGTTGCAACATCTCGAAAGATAGAGAAAGACTACAGAGAACCTTGG GATTATCACCACAGTGACTATCCCATTACCCTTCCTTTGAGAAGGCCTTACTCTGGAGACCCAG GGTTGATCACAAAACAATTTGAAACATTAGCTGCATATCTCTTGGAGTGTGAGTGTAATATG AGCTTCTTGATGAAGCAGAATTCGGGGATGCTGCGGATAATTTGGAGTATGATGAAAATACTATAA
- the LOC131319488 gene encoding uncharacterized protein LOC131319488 isoform X3, whose translation MGACNSFGVNNEVGGPVIYIINIISWKTRLKSPSCHCGKCDPIFSLGLGFESCSPLVFPCFFPSSSIFIFFLQKLSADLFLSFFDSLCPIFTMNSMDPDQLPPPNPRKVRFAPKARPRRTPKPAADPKTEIVDEDTGDDEEAVLSLRRLVKDRLGKRGPKVEKKPSVQVAFAHGSSSATIRSYGVPREGNSSKINGLGSRDSAVDDEQILFSLPSTGEPYGTSGISENALVATSRKIEKDYREPWDYHHSDYPITLPLRRPYSGDPELLDEAEFGDAADNLEYDENTINSALELGLMEETDKPQMLFLQFPPNLPLPKRSAGADGNESKGASASAKGKEIAGNSKSRGSTGASAAVKGKEIMSSSPMPLERGNASKMHCGLEGLPGGYMGKMLVYKSGAIKWKLGNVVYDVSYISSVPFNFCTCRIICFVALIVICDEYQEL comes from the exons ATGGGAGCATGTAACAGTTTTGGGGTGAATAATGAGGTGGGAGGGCCAGTAATTTATattataaatattatttcttggaAAACTAGGTTAAAAAGTCCGTCGTGCCACTGTGGTAAGTGCGACCCAATTTTCTCTCTAGGTCTAGGGTTCGAATCCTGCTCTCCCCTTGTTTTTCCGTGTTTTTTCCCGTCGTCTTcgatcttcatcttcttcctccagAAACTTTCTGCAGATCTTTTCCTCAGTTTCTTTGATTCTCTTTGCCCGATTTTCACGATGAACTCCATGGATCCAGATCAGCTTCCCCCTCCTAATCCCAGAAAG GTTAGGTTTGCACCGAAAGCCCGTCCTCGCAGGACACCGAAGCCTGCAGCGGATCCCAAAAC TGAAATAGTGGATGAAGATACCGGTGATGACGAAGAAGCAGTCCTCTCTCTCCGCCGCTTGGTCAAA GACCGTCTGGGGAAACGAGGACCTAAAGTTGAAAAGAAGC CTTCTGTGCAAGTTGCATTTGCTCATGGCTCTTCATCAGCTACCATAAGGTCGTATGGCGTACCTAGGGAAGGAAATAGTAGTAAAATCAACGGTTTGGGTTCAAGAGATTCCGCTGTTGATGACGAGCAAATCCTCTTTTCTTTACCTTCAACTGGTGAACCATATGGAACAAGTGGTATTTCTGAAAATGCTTTGGTTGCAACATCTCGAAAGATAGAGAAAGACTACAGAGAACCTTGG GATTATCACCACAGTGACTATCCCATTACCCTTCCTTTGAGAAGGCCTTACTCTGGAGACCCAG AGCTTCTTGATGAAGCAGAATTCGGGGATGCTGCGGATAATTTGGAGTATGATGAAAATACTATAAATTCGGCATTGGAGCTTGGGCTGATG GAGGAAACTGACAAACCACAGATGCTATTTCTCCAATTTCCTCCTAATCTGCCCCTACCAAAGCGATCAGCTGGTGCAGATGGAAACGAGAGCAAAGGTGCCTCAGCCAGTGCAAAGGGGAAAGAAATAGCTGGCAACTCTAAATCAAGAGGCAGTACTGGTGCTTCAGCTGCTGTGAAGGGCAAAGAGATAATGAGCAGCTCTCCTATGCCCCTGGAGAGAGGGAACGCTTCAAAGATGCATTGCGGCTTGGAAGGTTTGCCTGGAGGATACATGGGAAAGATGTTGGTTTACAAGAGCGGAGCAATCAAGTGGAAGCTCGGAAATGTCGTCTATGATGTGAGTTATATCTCATCAGTGCCGTTTAACTTCTGCACTTGCAGAATTATCTGTTTCGTAGCTTTGATCGTGATTTGTGACGAATATCAAGAACTTTGA
- the LOC131319488 gene encoding uncharacterized protein LOC131319488 isoform X1 codes for MNSMDPDQLPPPNPRKVRFAPKARPRRTPKPAADPKTEIVDEDTGDDEEAVLSLRRLVKDRLGKRGPKVEKKPSVQVAFAHGSSSATIRSYGVPREGNSSKINGLGSRDSAVDDEQILFSLPSTGEPYGTSGISENALVATSRKIEKDYREPWDYHHSDYPITLPLRRPYSGDPELLDEAEFGDAADNLEYDENTINSALELGLMEETDKPQMLFLQFPPNLPLPKRSAGADGNESKGASASAKGKEIAGNSKSRGSTGASAAVKGKEIMSSSPMPLERGNASKMHCGLEGLPGGYMGKMLVYKSGAIKWKLGNVVYDVSPGLNCVAAQDVVAINTVDKNCCALGQLGKRAVVTPDIDSLLDNIIDLD; via the exons ATGAACTCCATGGATCCAGATCAGCTTCCCCCTCCTAATCCCAGAAAG GTTAGGTTTGCACCGAAAGCCCGTCCTCGCAGGACACCGAAGCCTGCAGCGGATCCCAAAAC TGAAATAGTGGATGAAGATACCGGTGATGACGAAGAAGCAGTCCTCTCTCTCCGCCGCTTGGTCAAA GACCGTCTGGGGAAACGAGGACCTAAAGTTGAAAAGAAGC CTTCTGTGCAAGTTGCATTTGCTCATGGCTCTTCATCAGCTACCATAAGGTCGTATGGCGTACCTAGGGAAGGAAATAGTAGTAAAATCAACGGTTTGGGTTCAAGAGATTCCGCTGTTGATGACGAGCAAATCCTCTTTTCTTTACCTTCAACTGGTGAACCATATGGAACAAGTGGTATTTCTGAAAATGCTTTGGTTGCAACATCTCGAAAGATAGAGAAAGACTACAGAGAACCTTGG GATTATCACCACAGTGACTATCCCATTACCCTTCCTTTGAGAAGGCCTTACTCTGGAGACCCAG AGCTTCTTGATGAAGCAGAATTCGGGGATGCTGCGGATAATTTGGAGTATGATGAAAATACTATAAATTCGGCATTGGAGCTTGGGCTGATG GAGGAAACTGACAAACCACAGATGCTATTTCTCCAATTTCCTCCTAATCTGCCCCTACCAAAGCGATCAGCTGGTGCAGATGGAAACGAGAGCAAAGGTGCCTCAGCCAGTGCAAAGGGGAAAGAAATAGCTGGCAACTCTAAATCAAGAGGCAGTACTGGTGCTTCAGCTGCTGTGAAGGGCAAAGAGATAATGAGCAGCTCTCCTATGCCCCTGGAGAGAGGGAACGCTTCAAAGATGCATTGCGGCTTGGAAGGTTTGCCTGGAGGATACATGGGAAAGATGTTGGTTTACAAGAGCGGAGCAATCAAGTGGAAGCTCGGAAATGTCGTCTATGAT GTATCACCGGGTCTAAACTGTGTAGCTGCTCAAGATGTTGTGGCAATCAACACCGTTGATAAAAACTGTTGCGCTCTTGGGCAACTGGGCAAGCGGGCTGTTGTAACTCCTGATATCGATTCCCTCTTGGACAACATTATTGACTTGGATTAG
- the LOC131319488 gene encoding uncharacterized protein LOC131319488 isoform X2 codes for MNSMDPDQLPPPNPRKVRFAPKARPRRTPKPAADPKTEIVDEDTGDDEEAVLSLRRLVKDRLGKRGPKVEKKPSVQVAFAHGSSSATIRSYGVPREGNSSKINGLGSRDSAVDDEQILFSLPSTGEPYGTSGISENALVATSRKIEKDYREPWDYHHSDYPITLPLRRPYSGDPELLDEAEFGDAADNLEYDENTINSALELGLMEETDKPQMLFLQFPPNLPLPKRSAGADGNESKGASASAKGKEIAGNSKSRGSTGASAAVKGKEIMSSLEGLPGGYMGKMLVYKSGAIKWKLGNVVYDVSPGLNCVAAQDVVAINTVDKNCCALGQLGKRAVVTPDIDSLLDNIIDLD; via the exons ATGAACTCCATGGATCCAGATCAGCTTCCCCCTCCTAATCCCAGAAAG GTTAGGTTTGCACCGAAAGCCCGTCCTCGCAGGACACCGAAGCCTGCAGCGGATCCCAAAAC TGAAATAGTGGATGAAGATACCGGTGATGACGAAGAAGCAGTCCTCTCTCTCCGCCGCTTGGTCAAA GACCGTCTGGGGAAACGAGGACCTAAAGTTGAAAAGAAGC CTTCTGTGCAAGTTGCATTTGCTCATGGCTCTTCATCAGCTACCATAAGGTCGTATGGCGTACCTAGGGAAGGAAATAGTAGTAAAATCAACGGTTTGGGTTCAAGAGATTCCGCTGTTGATGACGAGCAAATCCTCTTTTCTTTACCTTCAACTGGTGAACCATATGGAACAAGTGGTATTTCTGAAAATGCTTTGGTTGCAACATCTCGAAAGATAGAGAAAGACTACAGAGAACCTTGG GATTATCACCACAGTGACTATCCCATTACCCTTCCTTTGAGAAGGCCTTACTCTGGAGACCCAG AGCTTCTTGATGAAGCAGAATTCGGGGATGCTGCGGATAATTTGGAGTATGATGAAAATACTATAAATTCGGCATTGGAGCTTGGGCTGATG GAGGAAACTGACAAACCACAGATGCTATTTCTCCAATTTCCTCCTAATCTGCCCCTACCAAAGCGATCAGCTGGTGCAGATGGAAACGAGAGCAAAGGTGCCTCAGCCAGTGCAAAGGGGAAAGAAATAGCTGGCAACTCTAAATCAAGAGGCAGTACTGGTGCTTCAGCTGCTGTGAAGGGCAAAGAGATAATGAGCA GCTTGGAAGGTTTGCCTGGAGGATACATGGGAAAGATGTTGGTTTACAAGAGCGGAGCAATCAAGTGGAAGCTCGGAAATGTCGTCTATGAT GTATCACCGGGTCTAAACTGTGTAGCTGCTCAAGATGTTGTGGCAATCAACACCGTTGATAAAAACTGTTGCGCTCTTGGGCAACTGGGCAAGCGGGCTGTTGTAACTCCTGATATCGATTCCCTCTTGGACAACATTATTGACTTGGATTAG
- the LOC131319499 gene encoding uncharacterized protein LOC131319499 isoform X1 — MRGAVGGGGRRGMFGTVQRAVKTGVVGGATDDYDNASTTSTTSSTTPKPTCVINRLSLSSSYGPPISPTWHPSCSSPTCWDEFEWVYVDGAEDETSSSYGFNDDFVFRPVPSKDEVQNAVLSIQQVLDPTSFSKFIKGRLPYNSDNDVAEEIASPRMNRVSSVGQELDWIEPSFHLCNPRMLQYRGCDRVYNAFHLLHTDPSIQMMVMSLSSDKAVWDAVLNNEVVRELRESLIKADRSVPENQSDSVPENQSDRSDVFNAAADILNWIFNNTKAEVLKLMEKITKLVNGLFQSREDETTGGATEPIEGKLQTSLMLTIVVLLIVVVTRTSMARPP; from the exons ATGAGAGGAGCAGTCGGCGGCGGCGGCCGCAGAGGGATGTTCGGCACAGTTCAAAGGGCGGTCAAGACTGGTGTCGTCGGTGGAGCAACCGACGACTACGACAACGCTAgtaccacttccaccaccagcAGCACCACCCCCAAACCCACGTGTGTAATCaaccgcctctctctctcctcttcgtaTGGTCCCCCGATATCTCCCACCTGGCACCCTTCTTGCTCTTCCCCGACCTGTTGGGATGAGTTTGAGTGGGTATACGTAGACGGGGCCGAAGATGAAACGTCATCGTCTTATGGGTTCAACGATGATTTTGTGTTTCGGCCAGTTCCATCAAAGGACGAGGTTCAAAACGCGGTCCTTTCTATTCAGCA GGTCCTTGACCCGACCTCCTTTTCAAAGTTCATCAAGGGAAGACTTCCTTATAATTCAGACAATGATGTTGCGGAAGAAATTGCAAGTCCAAGGATGAACAGAGTTTCTTCGGTTGGTCAAGAATTAGATTGGATTGAACCCTCATTCCATCTCTGTAATCCAAGGATGTTACAGTATCGTGGATGTGACAGAGTTTACAATGCTTTCCATCTATTGCATACTGACCCTTCTATTCAG ATGATGGTGATGTCATTGTCCTCTGATAAAGCTGTTTGGGATGCTGTTTTGAACAACGAGGTGGTACGGGAGCTCAGGGAGTCACTTATTAAAG CAGACAGAAGTGTTCCTGAGAACCAAAGTGACAGTGTTCCTGAGAACCAAAGTGACAGATCTGATGTCTTCAATGCAGCAGCAGACATACTCAATTGGATTTTTAATAATACTAAGGCTGAAGTGTTGAAACTAATGGAGAAAATTACAAAGCTAGTTAATGGGTTGTTTCAATCTCGCGAGGATGAGACAACAGGAGGAGCCACAGAGCCAATTGAGGGAAAGCTCCAAACTTCGCTGATGCTCACAATTGTGGTCTTGTTGATTGTGGTTGTGACTCGAACCAGTATGGCTCGACCGCCTTGA
- the LOC131319499 gene encoding uncharacterized protein LOC131319499 isoform X2: protein MRGAVGGGGRRGMFGTVQRAVKTGVVGGATDDYDNASTTSTTSSTTPKPTCVINRLSLSSSYGPPISPTWHPSCSSPTCWDEFEWVYVDGAEDETSSSYGFNDDFVFRPVPSKDEVQNAVLSIQQVLDPTSFSKFIKGRLPYNSDNDVAEEIASPRMNRVSSVGQELDWIEPSFHLCNPRMLQYRGCDRVYNAFHLLHTDPSIQMMVMSLSSDKAVWDAVLNNEVVRELRESLIKDRSVPENQSDSVPENQSDRSDVFNAAADILNWIFNNTKAEVLKLMEKITKLVNGLFQSREDETTGGATEPIEGKLQTSLMLTIVVLLIVVVTRTSMARPP, encoded by the exons ATGAGAGGAGCAGTCGGCGGCGGCGGCCGCAGAGGGATGTTCGGCACAGTTCAAAGGGCGGTCAAGACTGGTGTCGTCGGTGGAGCAACCGACGACTACGACAACGCTAgtaccacttccaccaccagcAGCACCACCCCCAAACCCACGTGTGTAATCaaccgcctctctctctcctcttcgtaTGGTCCCCCGATATCTCCCACCTGGCACCCTTCTTGCTCTTCCCCGACCTGTTGGGATGAGTTTGAGTGGGTATACGTAGACGGGGCCGAAGATGAAACGTCATCGTCTTATGGGTTCAACGATGATTTTGTGTTTCGGCCAGTTCCATCAAAGGACGAGGTTCAAAACGCGGTCCTTTCTATTCAGCA GGTCCTTGACCCGACCTCCTTTTCAAAGTTCATCAAGGGAAGACTTCCTTATAATTCAGACAATGATGTTGCGGAAGAAATTGCAAGTCCAAGGATGAACAGAGTTTCTTCGGTTGGTCAAGAATTAGATTGGATTGAACCCTCATTCCATCTCTGTAATCCAAGGATGTTACAGTATCGTGGATGTGACAGAGTTTACAATGCTTTCCATCTATTGCATACTGACCCTTCTATTCAG ATGATGGTGATGTCATTGTCCTCTGATAAAGCTGTTTGGGATGCTGTTTTGAACAACGAGGTGGTACGGGAGCTCAGGGAGTCACTTATTAAAG ACAGAAGTGTTCCTGAGAACCAAAGTGACAGTGTTCCTGAGAACCAAAGTGACAGATCTGATGTCTTCAATGCAGCAGCAGACATACTCAATTGGATTTTTAATAATACTAAGGCTGAAGTGTTGAAACTAATGGAGAAAATTACAAAGCTAGTTAATGGGTTGTTTCAATCTCGCGAGGATGAGACAACAGGAGGAGCCACAGAGCCAATTGAGGGAAAGCTCCAAACTTCGCTGATGCTCACAATTGTGGTCTTGTTGATTGTGGTTGTGACTCGAACCAGTATGGCTCGACCGCCTTGA
- the LOC131319499 gene encoding uncharacterized protein LOC131319499 isoform X3 yields MRGAVGGGGRRGMFGTVQRAVKTGVVGGATDDYDNASTTSTTSSTTPKPTCVINRLSLSSSYGPPISPTWHPSCSSPTCWDEFEWVYVDGAEDETSSSYGFNDDFVFRPVPSKDEVQNAVLSIQQVLDPTSFSKFIKGRLPYNSDNDVAEEIASPRMNRVSSVGQELDWIEPSFHLCNPRMLQYRGCDRVYNAFHLLHTDPSIQMMVMSLSSDKAVWDAVLNNEVVRELRESLIKGFDSVPENQSDRSDVFNAAADILNWIFNNTKAEVLKLMEKITKLVNGLFQSREDETTGGATEPIEGKLQTSLMLTIVVLLIVVVTRTSMARPP; encoded by the exons ATGAGAGGAGCAGTCGGCGGCGGCGGCCGCAGAGGGATGTTCGGCACAGTTCAAAGGGCGGTCAAGACTGGTGTCGTCGGTGGAGCAACCGACGACTACGACAACGCTAgtaccacttccaccaccagcAGCACCACCCCCAAACCCACGTGTGTAATCaaccgcctctctctctcctcttcgtaTGGTCCCCCGATATCTCCCACCTGGCACCCTTCTTGCTCTTCCCCGACCTGTTGGGATGAGTTTGAGTGGGTATACGTAGACGGGGCCGAAGATGAAACGTCATCGTCTTATGGGTTCAACGATGATTTTGTGTTTCGGCCAGTTCCATCAAAGGACGAGGTTCAAAACGCGGTCCTTTCTATTCAGCA GGTCCTTGACCCGACCTCCTTTTCAAAGTTCATCAAGGGAAGACTTCCTTATAATTCAGACAATGATGTTGCGGAAGAAATTGCAAGTCCAAGGATGAACAGAGTTTCTTCGGTTGGTCAAGAATTAGATTGGATTGAACCCTCATTCCATCTCTGTAATCCAAGGATGTTACAGTATCGTGGATGTGACAGAGTTTACAATGCTTTCCATCTATTGCATACTGACCCTTCTATTCAG ATGATGGTGATGTCATTGTCCTCTGATAAAGCTGTTTGGGATGCTGTTTTGAACAACGAGGTGGTACGGGAGCTCAGGGAGTCACTTATTAAAGGTTT TGACAGTGTTCCTGAGAACCAAAGTGACAGATCTGATGTCTTCAATGCAGCAGCAGACATACTCAATTGGATTTTTAATAATACTAAGGCTGAAGTGTTGAAACTAATGGAGAAAATTACAAAGCTAGTTAATGGGTTGTTTCAATCTCGCGAGGATGAGACAACAGGAGGAGCCACAGAGCCAATTGAGGGAAAGCTCCAAACTTCGCTGATGCTCACAATTGTGGTCTTGTTGATTGTGGTTGTGACTCGAACCAGTATGGCTCGACCGCCTTGA
- the LOC131319499 gene encoding uncharacterized protein LOC131319499 isoform X4 codes for MSMKWNHRRVLDPTSFSKFIKGRLPYNSDNDVAEEIASPRMNRVSSVGQELDWIEPSFHLCNPRMLQYRGCDRVYNAFHLLHTDPSIQMMVMSLSSDKAVWDAVLNNEVVRELRESLIKADRSVPENQSDSVPENQSDRSDVFNAAADILNWIFNNTKAEVLKLMEKITKLVNGLFQSREDETTGGATEPIEGKLQTSLMLTIVVLLIVVVTRTSMARPP; via the exons ATGAGTATGAAGTGGAATCACAGAAG GGTCCTTGACCCGACCTCCTTTTCAAAGTTCATCAAGGGAAGACTTCCTTATAATTCAGACAATGATGTTGCGGAAGAAATTGCAAGTCCAAGGATGAACAGAGTTTCTTCGGTTGGTCAAGAATTAGATTGGATTGAACCCTCATTCCATCTCTGTAATCCAAGGATGTTACAGTATCGTGGATGTGACAGAGTTTACAATGCTTTCCATCTATTGCATACTGACCCTTCTATTCAG ATGATGGTGATGTCATTGTCCTCTGATAAAGCTGTTTGGGATGCTGTTTTGAACAACGAGGTGGTACGGGAGCTCAGGGAGTCACTTATTAAAG CAGACAGAAGTGTTCCTGAGAACCAAAGTGACAGTGTTCCTGAGAACCAAAGTGACAGATCTGATGTCTTCAATGCAGCAGCAGACATACTCAATTGGATTTTTAATAATACTAAGGCTGAAGTGTTGAAACTAATGGAGAAAATTACAAAGCTAGTTAATGGGTTGTTTCAATCTCGCGAGGATGAGACAACAGGAGGAGCCACAGAGCCAATTGAGGGAAAGCTCCAAACTTCGCTGATGCTCACAATTGTGGTCTTGTTGATTGTGGTTGTGACTCGAACCAGTATGGCTCGACCGCCTTGA
- the LOC131321408 gene encoding large ribosomal subunit protein eL15z isoform X1 — protein sequence MGAYTYVSELWRKKQSDVMRFLLRVRCWEYRQLPSIVRVTHPTRPDKARRLGYKAKQGYVIYRVRVRRGGRKRPVPKGIVYGKPTNQGVTQLKFQRSKRSVAEERAGRKLGGLKVLNSYWLNEDSTYKYFEVILVDAAHNAIRNDPRINWICNPVHKHRELRGLTSAGKENRGLRGKGHLHHKQRPSRRATWKRNNTLSLRRYR from the exons ATGG GAGCTTACACTTATGTTTCGGAGCTCTGGAGGAAGAAGCAGTCCGATGTGATGAGGTTCTTGCTGAGGGTGAGGTGCTGGGAGTATCGCCAGCTTCCTTCCATTGTCCGTGTCACGCACCCTACTCGACCTGATAAAGCTCGCCGGTTGGGTTACAAGGCCAAGCAG GGTTATGTGATCTATCGTGTCCGTGTAAGACGTGGTGGACGGAAGAGACCAGTACCCAAGGGTATTGTGTATGGTAAGCCCACAAACCAGGGAGTTACTCAGCTGAAATTCCAGCGCAGCAAGCGCTCTGTTGCAGAGGAACGTGCTGGCCGGAAGCTAGGTGGTCTCAAGGTTCTGAACTCGTATTGGCTCAATGAG GATTCtacttacaagtacttcgaggTAATTTTGGTTGATGCTGCCCACAATGCCATCCGCAATGACCCAAGGATCAACTGGATCTGCAACCCGGTTCATAAGCACAGGGAGCTTCGAGGACTCACATCAGCTGGGAAGGAAAACAGGGGTCTCCGCGGAAAGGGACACTTGCACCACAAGCAAAGACCGTCAAGAAGGGCTACCTGGAAGAGGAACAACACACTCTCCCTCCGTCGCTACCGTTAA
- the LOC131321408 gene encoding large ribosomal subunit protein eL15z isoform X2, with amino-acid sequence MAYTYVSELWRKKQSDVMRFLLRVRCWEYRQLPSIVRVTHPTRPDKARRLGYKAKQGYVIYRVRVRRGGRKRPVPKGIVYGKPTNQGVTQLKFQRSKRSVAEERAGRKLGGLKVLNSYWLNEDSTYKYFEVILVDAAHNAIRNDPRINWICNPVHKHRELRGLTSAGKENRGLRGKGHLHHKQRPSRRATWKRNNTLSLRRYR; translated from the exons ATGG CTTACACTTATGTTTCGGAGCTCTGGAGGAAGAAGCAGTCCGATGTGATGAGGTTCTTGCTGAGGGTGAGGTGCTGGGAGTATCGCCAGCTTCCTTCCATTGTCCGTGTCACGCACCCTACTCGACCTGATAAAGCTCGCCGGTTGGGTTACAAGGCCAAGCAG GGTTATGTGATCTATCGTGTCCGTGTAAGACGTGGTGGACGGAAGAGACCAGTACCCAAGGGTATTGTGTATGGTAAGCCCACAAACCAGGGAGTTACTCAGCTGAAATTCCAGCGCAGCAAGCGCTCTGTTGCAGAGGAACGTGCTGGCCGGAAGCTAGGTGGTCTCAAGGTTCTGAACTCGTATTGGCTCAATGAG GATTCtacttacaagtacttcgaggTAATTTTGGTTGATGCTGCCCACAATGCCATCCGCAATGACCCAAGGATCAACTGGATCTGCAACCCGGTTCATAAGCACAGGGAGCTTCGAGGACTCACATCAGCTGGGAAGGAAAACAGGGGTCTCCGCGGAAAGGGACACTTGCACCACAAGCAAAGACCGTCAAGAAGGGCTACCTGGAAGAGGAACAACACACTCTCCCTCCGTCGCTACCGTTAA